From Algoriphagus sp. NG3, the proteins below share one genomic window:
- a CDS encoding endonuclease/exonuclease/phosphatase family protein, translating into MRRFVRDILKTGVFLFAVTMGTQAVSLAQTHNLATFNIRYANQTDTGNLWEDRLPHVASLIQFHKIDLVGVQEALNKQLLDLSETLGYEFIGVGRDDGTEKGEYAAILYNPAKFEILDEGTFWLSPTPEKPSKGWDASLNRICTWGKFRQLDGHVFYVFNIHYDHIGQQAREESSKLVMAHVSILNKENAPAILMGDFNVTPENAAYSTITANPDWKDAKTISEIPSYGPAGTFTAFDWDKLPDGVIDHIFVKGDLKVIRHGILTDNYGKKYPSDHFPVMVELKF; encoded by the coding sequence ATGAGAAGATTCGTAAGAGATATTTTAAAAACAGGTGTTTTCCTATTCGCTGTGACGATGGGAACGCAAGCTGTTTCCCTGGCCCAAACACACAATCTCGCCACCTTCAACATCCGCTATGCCAATCAAACTGATACAGGAAACCTTTGGGAAGACAGACTTCCGCATGTGGCCAGCCTGATCCAATTTCACAAGATCGACCTAGTGGGAGTTCAGGAAGCCCTGAACAAACAACTTCTGGATCTGAGTGAAACTCTCGGATATGAATTCATAGGCGTAGGACGTGATGACGGAACCGAAAAAGGTGAATATGCAGCCATACTGTATAATCCCGCTAAATTTGAAATACTTGACGAAGGGACTTTCTGGCTTTCTCCTACACCAGAGAAACCTAGCAAAGGCTGGGACGCTTCACTGAACAGAATTTGTACCTGGGGTAAATTCAGACAATTGGACGGGCATGTATTTTATGTATTCAACATCCACTATGATCACATCGGTCAACAGGCCCGTGAAGAAAGCAGCAAGTTGGTAATGGCTCACGTATCCATACTCAACAAGGAAAATGCCCCTGCAATTCTGATGGGAGACTTCAATGTCACTCCTGAAAACGCAGCCTACAGCACCATCACGGCGAACCCGGATTGGAAAGATGCCAAGACGATTTCTGAAATACCTTCCTATGGACCGGCAGGCACGTTTACTGCTTTTGACTGGGACAAATTACCTGACGGGGTAATCGACCACATATTCGTAAAAGGAGATCTAAAAGTAATCCGTCACGGTATCCTCACTGATAATTACGGCAAGAAATATCCTTCCGATCATTTTCCTGTGATGGTGGAGCTGAAATTTTAA